Proteins encoded within one genomic window of candidate division KSB1 bacterium:
- the menC gene encoding o-succinylbenzoate synthase, which yields MIEIKKITLREIRLPLKEPFQISSGVEYERRILILQFEDVDGVEGWSECVAAAMPNYSPETIDTSWLALREWVIPRILGRKFNSPEEIAPVLEQDFRGHNMAKAAVEMGAWELAAQKQGVPLSQLLGGTRTKIATGISLGIQKSPNALIKKVKESLSQGYGKVKIKIKPGTDIEYLSAVREAVGSEAPLMVDANNAYTLRDIDRLQQLDQFGLIMIEQPLAWDDLVQHAALQKLLKTPICLDESITSQAKAEDMVTLGSGKIINIKPGRVGGFTPAKTIHDFCAKNNIPVWCGGMLESGIGRAHNVALASLPNFLLPGDISPSSRYWEQDIVTPEWTMDKDGMVTVPLNRPGMGVTVDRNRIENVTVRSETISGS from the coding sequence ATGATCGAAATAAAAAAAATAACTCTCCGCGAAATCAGACTTCCTCTAAAGGAACCATTCCAGATATCATCAGGTGTTGAATATGAACGCAGAATTCTCATCCTACAATTCGAAGATGTTGATGGAGTTGAAGGTTGGTCGGAATGCGTGGCGGCAGCAATGCCGAACTATTCGCCGGAAACGATCGACACTTCCTGGCTGGCTTTACGTGAATGGGTGATCCCCCGGATACTTGGCAGGAAATTCAACTCACCCGAAGAGATAGCTCCTGTTTTGGAACAAGACTTTCGTGGACATAACATGGCCAAAGCCGCGGTTGAAATGGGTGCATGGGAACTGGCGGCCCAAAAGCAAGGCGTGCCATTATCTCAGCTTCTCGGAGGTACTCGCACAAAAATTGCGACCGGTATTTCGCTTGGAATTCAGAAGAGCCCAAATGCGCTTATTAAAAAAGTAAAAGAATCGCTTTCCCAGGGATACGGCAAAGTTAAAATAAAAATCAAGCCAGGAACGGACATTGAATACCTGAGCGCAGTTCGTGAAGCAGTGGGCAGCGAAGCGCCTTTAATGGTCGATGCTAACAATGCTTACACCTTGCGGGACATCGACCGGTTGCAACAACTCGATCAATTTGGTCTGATCATGATTGAGCAGCCTCTGGCCTGGGATGATCTCGTGCAGCATGCAGCTTTGCAAAAGCTGCTTAAAACGCCAATTTGCCTGGACGAGTCAATTACCAGTCAGGCGAAGGCTGAAGACATGGTAACGCTTGGCAGTGGCAAGATCATCAATATAAAGCCGGGCAGAGTTGGCGGTTTTACGCCTGCAAAAACGATACATGATTTCTGTGCTAAAAATAACATTCCGGTCTGGTGCGGCGGTATGCTCGAAAGCGGAATCGGCAGAGCGCACAATGTTGCCCTTGCCAGTTTGCCAAATTTTCTTCTGCCGGGCGACATCTCACCAAGTTCTCGTTACTGGGAACAGGACATTGTAACTCCAGAGTGGACAATGGATAAAGACGGCATGGTAACCGTTCCCCTCAATCGACCGGGGATGGGAGTGACTGTCGATCGCAACCGCATTGAAAACGTAACCGTTCGCAGCGAAACTATTTCGGGGTCTTAA